The Xiphophorus couchianus chromosome 18, X_couchianus-1.0, whole genome shotgun sequence DNA window GGCTAAATTCGGCATTTTGGACTCTCCTGAttgatttttaagtgtttaaatggATATGCACCTACACCATTAAGCAGTTGCATAGAGAGACTGCAGGGCAACAGCAGATCTACTAGAGCAGCTTCAGATGGAAATTATAACTTTCTCTTTCTAAGAACCACTTTTCCTCAAAGTCTGTCTGAGAGAATCTGCCGTTTTTAACTCACTTCCTGTAGATTTAAAGTCTGTAACCAGTTTTAATACGTCCAGGAAACAGAACTGAAcccatttttcatgtttcatgttttactgtttgtttgtaGATGTGGTCAACATTATGCTAtgctattttaaatgattattattttaacttttagagGTACTTTTTAAAAGCCCATCTAGGGACAAGTGCTGTGAATTAGCTGTTGCTATTGCACTATGATGCAAACATGGGACtgctgttttattcagtttgtttatgttgatgtgtgtctgtccctacaaaataaactaaacaaaaaaaaaagtaacttgaaATCATTGATTTGCAGTGTGATGTGGAATTGAAGGACAAATGTGCATCAGTTGGCTTGGACACATTTTACAAGTGTCTCCAACCAGGACATCATAAATTGGCAGCACTGGCTGCAAAATGTCCATGTTTGGGGCCACCTGCCTTTGTGAGCAAATTTTCTCACTAATGAAGAAATTAATGTGTCACcactataaaaataatatagaaaatgaTTTCCATGTGTAACAGCATTTAGTCTGCAATATTTAATGCCATTTatatgtcttttattttgaaagatactaatattattttgtggatttttattctgaaaaaaactaatgtgattaatttgaatgacaaaatgtttcttttactcAAActatatgcttttattttgagctttgtattgtgaacatttttatgctACGGTAAAATATGTAAGCATATATTTGCAGAGTAATAAAGGAAACAGTCATAAatgtgtgcttttatttttgaaagaaattgctGTACATAtgggatgttttatttttaattatttgattaaatgttagcttttaacatttaaaaactactttaaaatgtgtgtaaatattagtttgtaaagatttttcttttttaatttttgaaagaaattataGTAATTATAAAATactagcttttattttggaagaaaCTCAAagaaacatgtaatattttattgtgaaactttagactacttttattttatttttgaaagacatttataaagttgtaaatgtaaatgcaagTTTGACAGATTGGAagcatttatttggaaataacTTCAAGAACTCAacgagcttttattttgaatgaaatgACCGGAACTTGTATTATCTTCAGCTAGCTTTATGCTAACCGTTGAATTTGGTCCGCATCCTGACTTTCTGCGGTAAAGCGGGACGAACCCGACGACCTGTTCACTATTGGACCGTCGGAACCGGTTTAAAGTATAAACGGGGTTTGGAGCCGATCTGTTTGCGGACCGGGTCagaacactcacacacacagcggAACCGAACTGAAGGTTAGTTAGCCTAGCCTGTTAGCTGTTGGGCTATTCCAGGAGAAGAATGGACCTGTTCGACGACCTGCCAGAACCGACACAGACGTCCGGTGAGTTCATAGCGACCGGTAGCGGCAGCAGCTGAGATAAGGTACGGTTTGGTACCAGAACCAGTCCGGGTTTAGCAGCTAGAACCAGCTTCTCATTGATGCAtctgattaaagaaaacatctgcagtGGACTCAGAACCAATCAAcacctctggttctgctgcagaaatcTAATGATTACTGTTCACATGAACTGATCTATAGCGGACCCGGAACCGAACTGAGTCCAAACCACAGCCAGTGATGGTTCTGCAGGACGGAAGTGGTAACATGACTTTAGCTTAAGAAAATCAGATAAatcactgaaaataaatcagttagGGAGGCCGATATATCGATATCGGTCCGATAAGTAAAGCTGGGTCAATATTAACAACAGATGTTTATTTCctttgtgttgctgcttgtgTTTCTGGAGGGAGTCGGTctgtttgtttggtcatgtgaccaaCAGGGAGGTCTGTAAGCATCGTGGTCACATTATTTTAATGATGCTGAAAGGtaggaaaatataattaatatcgGCCATAGCAGCAATATCAATATTGGATATCGATGTCAATTAAAGTTTTCGTATCGGTGAAACCTTAAAACCCATAAACGTGAATCATCTGGGCATTTTCTTCTGTCCTTTGGAGCTAAACTGGGAccataaagttttaaagaaataacaaactttgaaactgagaaaaaaaagtaaacggATAAAGATTTGAATTTAAGAAATGTCCAGTATTGTtttgtgaaacagaaaacaaaatattgaaaatctattttaaagatgaaaaaaagatttcaaacaaaaaaactattttgagattgaaaacaaagatttaatactgaaaaaaattaaaacctaaaaatgacttgaaacttaaaacatttaggaataaaaaaagatttgaaccTGGTGGAAAATTGTAATGAAAATTTGAAACGcacaaaaatgaactgaaaaacaattttgaagcgaaacaaaaatgtttgaaacagaaaagaaatatcCAAATTTTTCTGTAAAGAGAATCTATTCAGCTGTATAGCAGCTAATGATCATAGACCAAAATAAGCTAAGCTAAATTCAGCCAGCTAATGctatgctaatgttagcttggTGATCTGAATGACATTCTTGTCTTTAAATGTCTTCTTTGTCTCCAGTTGCTCCTCCAGCTCAGGATGAAGAGGACAGAAGGTTCAAACGGAGGCGAGACGacgaagaggaagaggaagaggaggaggacgagaTCAAGAAAGTTTGTAGAGAAGGTTTTCAGCTGTTCCAccacaatgtttgttttcttcctttgctCTCATGAAGCTGTCAGCCGCTGAGTAGATGAGGCGAGGCAGCAGCCGACCCActccgtccgtccgtctgtctgtccgcCGCAGGTCTGCCCCGGCTCAGAGGCTACGCGGCGGCGCGGCGCGGCGAGCGCGAAGAGATGCAGGACGCCCACGTACTGATGCCCGACATGAGCAGCTGTCTGTCCTCGCTGCCGGGACACGTGTAAGACCGCCTCGACTTCCAGTCttcctgacttcctgtttcctgtcctGCTCTGGTTCAGGAGGGAATCAGTCTCTgggtgtttctgtgtctctgcagctctCGCGTCTCGTATTTCGCCGTGTTTGATGGTCACGGCGGCGCTCGAGCGTCTCGATTCGCCGCTGAAAACCTTCACTTGAACCTGGCCAAGAAGTTCCCCTCAGGTGAGTCTCACTTCCTGTCCAGATGGGATCTTCTGATGAACGCTTTTTGATGGCGTCTCTGTTCCAGGAGACGCTGAGAATCTGGACAAGCTGCTGAAGAAGTGTCTCCTGGACACGTTCCGGCAGACAGACGAGGATTTCCTGAAGAAAGCCTCCAGCCAGTAAGACATCAAAACGCTTGGAGCTGAAGGAGCTCAAGGGGACGCTTGTTGAGACGCCATCTTGTTTCTGTGAGCAGGAAGCCGGCTTGGAAGGACGGATCCACGGCCACCTGCATCCTGGTGGTGGACGACACGGTGTACTCCGCCAACCTGGGGGACAGCAGGGTGAGCTGGGCTCGGCGCAGCGCCCCGCGGTCCTGCAGGGGGCCCcgctgagcagcagctgctgtgtgtCTGCAGGCGGTGCTGTGTCGAACGGAGGCGGCGGCAGACGGCCAGAGGAAGTCGGTCACTTTAGCGCTCAGCAAGGAACACAACCCAACCATCTACGAGGAGCGCATGAGGATCCAGAGGGCAGGAGGCACCGTCAGGTCAGCCGGCAcgcagcaaaggattgtgggagGTTTACCTGAAGCATAGAGGTGATGGCAGCCATGGGAACAATTTTTACAGCGTTGAAAAGGAAATATTAATATCATCTATAACAATAATACTAATATTGGGGtcgtgctgtggtggtgcagcgggttagcacgctccacgtttggaggccttagtcctcgacgcggacgtcgcgggttcgactcccggtcccgacgacctttgccgcatgtcttcccccgtctcctcaccctccttcctgtctgcctactgtcgaaaaaatacgagccactagcgccgcaaaaactcttcggagaaaaagaattaataataaaaataataatactaatattGAATATCAATATCAGCTCACACCTTTGTATCGGTGCATTATTAAAACCAATAAACACGCCGCATCCGGCCATTTTCTCCAACCCTGTCGGCCCAAATTCCTTACAGAACTGAGTTCTACGGAGCTACATTAGGGCCGAATggtttgtcaaaaatattataatttgaaactaagaaaacattttgaaataaaagacatggatttgaaactggaaaatattgtaatacaaaaattatttgaaactgggaaaaaaaacaaaataagaaattattttaaactgataaacagaaaaaatgcaaacaaaatcaataataaattgaattgtaaaaaatttaaactaaagaaatgtaaagaagaactcaattaaaactgaaaaaataatttagaaaaataatttgaaactgataaaaattatattgaaaaa harbors:
- the ilkap gene encoding integrin-linked kinase-associated serine/threonine phosphatase 2C isoform X4; this translates as MDLFDDLPEPTQTSVAPPAQDEEDRRFKRRRDDEEEEEEEEDEIKKVCREGLPRLRGYAAARRGEREEMQDAHVLMPDMSSCLSSLPGHVSRVSYFAVFDGHGGARASRFAAENLHLNLAKKFPSGDAENLDKLLKKCLLDTFRQTDEDFLKKASSQKPAWKDGSTATCILVVDDTVYSANLGDSRAVLCRTEAAADGQRKSVTLALSKEHNPTIYEERMRIQRAGGTVRFILLACDGLFKVFSADEAVKFVLSVLQETSVEQKDELTEEELRFEAACQQLASEAVRRGCADNVTVILVSVCH
- the ilkap gene encoding integrin-linked kinase-associated serine/threonine phosphatase 2C isoform X3 — encoded protein: MDLFDDLPEPTQTSVAPPAQDEEDRRFKRRRDDEEEEEEEEDEIKKVCREGLPRLRGYAAARRGEREEMQDAHVLMPDMSSCLSSLPGHVSRVSYFAVFDGHGGARASRFAAENLHLNLAKKFPSGDAENLDKLLKKCLLDTFRQTDEDFLKKASSQKPAWKDGSTATCILVVDDTVYSANLGDSRAVLCRTEAAADGQRKSVTLALSKEHNPTIYEERMRIQRAGGTVRFILLACDGLFKVFSADEAVKFVLSVLQQETSVEQKDELTEEELRFEAACQQLASEAVRRGCADNVTVILVSVCH
- the ilkap gene encoding integrin-linked kinase-associated serine/threonine phosphatase 2C isoform X1 — translated: MDLFDDLPEPTQTSVAPPAQDEEDRRFKRRRDDEEEEEEEEDEIKKVCREGLPRLRGYAAARRGEREEMQDAHVLMPDMSSCLSSLPGHVSRVSYFAVFDGHGGARASRFAAENLHLNLAKKFPSGDAENLDKLLKKCLLDTFRQTDEDFLKKASSQKPAWKDGSTATCILVVDDTVYSANLGDSRAVLCRTEAAADGQRKSVTLALSKEHNPTIYEERMRIQRAGGTVRDGRVLGVLEVSRSIGDGQYKRCGVISTPDVRRCQLTANDRFILLACDGLFKVFSADEAVKFVLSVLQQETSVEQKDELTEEELRFEAACQQLASEAVRRGCADNVTVILVSVCH
- the ilkap gene encoding integrin-linked kinase-associated serine/threonine phosphatase 2C isoform X2, whose amino-acid sequence is MDLFDDLPEPTQTSVAPPAQDEEDRRFKRRRDDEEEEEEEEDEIKKVCREGLPRLRGYAAARRGEREEMQDAHVLMPDMSSCLSSLPGHVSRVSYFAVFDGHGGARASRFAAENLHLNLAKKFPSGDAENLDKLLKKCLLDTFRQTDEDFLKKASSQKPAWKDGSTATCILVVDDTVYSANLGDSRAVLCRTEAAADGQRKSVTLALSKEHNPTIYEERMRIQRAGGTVRDGRVLGVLEVSRSIGDGQYKRCGVISTPDVRRCQLTANDRFILLACDGLFKVFSADEAVKFVLSVLQETSVEQKDELTEEELRFEAACQQLASEAVRRGCADNVTVILVSVCH
- the ilkap gene encoding integrin-linked kinase-associated serine/threonine phosphatase 2C isoform X5; the encoded protein is MQDAHVLMPDMSSCLSSLPGHVSRVSYFAVFDGHGGARASRFAAENLHLNLAKKFPSGDAENLDKLLKKCLLDTFRQTDEDFLKKASSQKPAWKDGSTATCILVVDDTVYSANLGDSRAVLCRTEAAADGQRKSVTLALSKEHNPTIYEERMRIQRAGGTVRDGRVLGVLEVSRSIGDGQYKRCGVISTPDVRRCQLTANDRFILLACDGLFKVFSADEAVKFVLSVLQQETSVEQKDELTEEELRFEAACQQLASEAVRRGCADNVTVILVSVCH